The Sporosarcina sp. Te-1 DNA window TGAGTTTGTAGAAATTCCACTTAACAGATCAGATGTTTCAATAATCTTGATTTGACACTTTGATTTTCCAAGACCAACCGTTAGATAATAAGCCAGTGAAGCTATGTGAGTGTAGATAGTATTTAATACACCAGTTCCTGCTTTGAAACCATGAGTCGTAGAAATATCTGTAGCAATACCAGTATCGAAGATTTGTAAGTCAGAAGAACCGTAGTTCTCTGCTAAACGAGCGATAGTAGTATGTGTAAAATCAAAGTCAGAAGTAGCTTGATTCTTCTCGGTAAATTTAGGATTTTGAGCATAATAAATTGCAAGTTTCTGGAACATAACTTCTGCACCTTCTATTACATGAGTTCGAACTGTAGGTTCTAGAGAAGATAGTAAAGTTGGATTAGTTAAGATGTTAGTATAGCCTACTAAAATAAGACCAAATCCCGGATCTGTTTCAAATCCACCATCGATATAACCAAGATCTTTTGAAAAGTTATCTAATGTCGGTTCAATAATACCAGCTGAAACCGTTGGTGTTGAAAAGTACTTATTACTTGTAGATACTCCATTTATTATTTCTTTTGTACCTGAAACACCGCTTGTGTTTTTAGTATATCCAGTGATAGTAGGAGCTAGAGTAGTGAAAGTATAGGCTTTAGTTCCAACATGTGATCCTACACCAGAAACAGTTTTACCATTAATGATGTCTTCAATCTCTTGAAGGACGCCGGATTTTGTTTCCCTATCAGTGGTTTTTTCGTATAAAGCTGTTAGGAAAATTAATTGATGACCAATACGTTGTAGGGTCAAAGCAAAAAATCCAGTTTCGTTTAAACGTGATTTAAAAATACCAGCTTGTTCATGACGAGCCTGCAACGGTGAAAGGCCGTTTTCAAATTGTTCATCGAATACTTTACGTGACTCTGTAGATGTTTCAAAATATGTCAAAATAAGATCTCTCCAATTCTATATATATTTTCAGAAGATATATTCCATCACTTGTTTGTATTAAACAGGAGCAAATTGCCTCCCCTTACGTTTATGGAATAACGGTAAGTGACGACATCTTACAGGGCGTACCATTCAGTACGGGGTTATGGTCATTAATCATTTCCGAAAGTTGCTGTCCATGGTTTCATTAACATCCAAATGTTTAGCTTTGGGTCTGATTTGAATAATAAATTTCATTTTGGCTTCTCTTACGCAATTTCTAAGCTCTTCCAAGTCTTCCTTACACGGCTTACCGCTATAAATTTCAACAGTTTTTATAAGCTCATTGCCAAGTGGATGCTTCCATGTAACTGGCTTCATGTCATTCACCCAACTTCCAACAGATTTTTTATTCTCAGCGTTTCACGTTCAAGCAGAATGGCCAACAACTTTCGTTCATCCTTTATTTCTTCCTGCCATCCACTGGACGTCTCGCTCCGATCGGCCAACTTATCACGCTCTGCAGTCAATTGCTCAATCGTGCATTGCTGTTCCTTGATGATCACATCTTTCTGGCTAATTGCTTCTTTCAGTTCTGCGATTTCAGTTTCATAAGTATATGGTATAGTTGAAGCATCCAAAACTTCATCTACCGGCTTCACGGTAACACGGTGATCACCATGTGGCTTGTCCATATCCTTACTCGCTTGTCGATTTGCCCGAACTCTCTCCAATTCCCAATTTTGACGACGTGTTGCAAGAGTTGGAGCACTGATTCCGAATTCCTTCGCAATGGCTGCATACGTCATACCATCTGCTTTCATTTTGTTAACTGCTGCCTCGGTGATTTCAATCGTTTTCTTCTTATCCACCTTCTTCACTACCTTTACCTCTTCCACACTCTCTTCCGCTTCAACACGTTCATTTACGTTAGTAAGTAACTCCTGACCGATTTCTCCGTACGGACTGCTGCTGGACAGCCACATGTACAAAGCGCACCATTATTATTACTGCCAACAGCCTTACACTTGTCGCACAACTCTTCTTTCAATGAATCAAGTTCTGCCAGTAAATTCATACGTGCTTTCCGCAATAAAGCTGATCGTTGTCTACGCTGATTTCGTTCTTTGGTGGATAACATTTGGATTCACCCCAAATTTGGAATCTTATTGAATTAAAAAATCGGATAGATGATAATAGATTTAGTAAATTAAACATTTTGATATGGAGGTCTTAGCAGATGTTTGATATTTTATATAAATTCATTAGAAATGAAATCGTAGCTCCTATTGTTGCACTAACTATTGTCGGTCTATTGTTCTACTTTGTATTTTTCGTGATCATTTAATAAAGTAATTTCGGAATTCGATGCGTAGGCATCAATTGCTTGTAAAACTATTTCTGCTTTATGATACTGATCATAGACTGATTAAACTTGACTGACTCTTCCCACTGGGGAAAATGACTTGAATTTTCAAACCAAATGAGATTTTTTTCGGTTTTTATTGTGTGATAGTAATCCTCTACTAAGAAAGAAGAAGCATGCCTATCATGCCGCCCCTCAAAAAACGTAATAGGGACGTCGAAACTCTTGAATTCACTAAAATCAATTTCCATGAGCTCCTGCCACAGATATTGTATAGATTGTAGGCTCCCTTTTTCACGTTTGATTAAATCTTTAATTGTGTACTTTGGTGAAAAAATGAAATCCCTTACTAGTTGGTTGTAATTGCTTTTACCATATAGAGAATGTTTGTATCGTACCACTAATTTAGTAACAAATAATAAATCGTTTAACCAATCTTTTTGAGTCAAGGAAAGGTCAATATATTCTAATCGCTGAATTAGCTTTTTTTTATTTTGTTCTTGACTTTCTTTCAGAACAAAATCATATTGACACTTCAACCCTTTTTTCATGTTGACTACTTGGCCACACCCAACATAACTATGTACTAGGTGAGGATATTTTTTAATAAAAAGTAAGCCTAGGACACTTCCCCATGAGTGCGCTACAAGGTAAACCTTTTTTTGTTTATACGTTTCTAATAAATATTGAATTAAACTGTATAAATCTTCTATATAAGTTTCAATTGATATTTGTTCTTCTTCCGAAAAAGTATAGTAAGATTTCCCGGCCCCCCTTTGTTCCCAAACTACAAGATTGAACGTTTTTCCAAGTTCTGAGTTATATTTATAAACTAGTGGTAAAGCAGCATCACCTGGCCCACCATGCAAATAAACTAAAAGAGGCAGACTGTTATCTTCACCAATAATAGAAATAAATTGTTTTGAAGAGCCTATTTTTATATACTTTGACAGTTGAGCTTTCATTTTCTTCTCCTACCTTACTTTCGTTTTTGTGATTCATGAAAACATCTTTACATTTGTGACTCGTGTGCTTGAATGTATATTCCATTACTGGTGGATGCATTCCAACTTTGAACTATATTTATTGTATCATTTTCCAATTTTATTTTCTTGGTGTATATTTTTTAACCCTATCACCTTAATACCAAAACCATGTTAATTAATGATAATCATCAAAAGCCAATTGTAGTAAATTTTAGTGTTTACTTTATCATTCATCTCCCACACCTACCTCTTCGTATAACTAACCTCGTAATGCTTCTTTATTATTTCACTTTTAACCCAATTAAATTAGAATCCCTTACAGAAAAAGTGAGTTTATCGAAATCTCCATCATGGTGTCCTGAATAGTTTAATGCACTGGCGAAAATGAGATGTCTTTAGTTTAAGAATAAAAAAGCCCCATCCGATTAAGGTCAGGGCTCGTCTGCAAAAAAGGTTGTTTAATTGTAACTTTATAGAGATAATCCTATAAGTGAGTCGTATTACTCTGCAAGTTTATCATGCATTCGCTTAAGGACTGTTGCAAACTGCTCTCTTGTCAATGGATCCTTCGGACGTTCGCCGTTCAGATATCCTTGTTCCTTCGCCCACTCCCACGCTTCTTTATGCGACGGGCTAACGACGTTGGCGTTTGGTTCTGGCATAATGGGTTCCTCCTTTGCAATGTAGTTGGGCAAATCTTTTTTAATAGAAGCGACAGTTACCAGACCAGGTACGCCATCAGCCAAAAGGTTTCGCCTGTCCTGATAATTAATAACAGCATTCATCGTCGCTTCCCCATACTTACCGTCTACCACGAGCTTATAGCCGAGCTTATTGAGATTGCTTTGTAACTCGCGGACATCCGGATCGTCGATATATAGAACTGGATTTACATTATTTTTATAATCGCCCGGCCATGTTCCGGTACTCACTTCGAAATGCAAATGAATTCCAGTTGCTCCCCCAGTCATGCCTTTCACACCGATCTTTTGGCCTTGTTCAACCGATTGGCCAACGATTACGGTAATTGCCGCCAGATGGAGGTATGCCGTTTCCCAGCCGTTTGGATGCTTGATGACAATGAAATTTCCAGCCGTCTTGTGTCCTCGCCCGATAAAACGAACTACACCTTGGGCCGCTGCCGGAATGGAATTGTCAGCATGATTGCCATAGTCCACGCCCCAGTGTGGAAGGATTTTACCTGTGATCGGATGTTTGCGATGCATGTCATACAGAGACGTAATCAGACCGTGACATGGTTTAATAAACATTTTATCCCTCCTTTTGTTTCAATTCGCTCTCTTGTCTTTACCATATGCAAAAGAGGTTAGTGGGACAAAGGATAGATGCATATCTGCAAACGCCTGATTGTCTCTTCATTGATATGCATTAACTTAAAACCCATAAATTTATTTAAAAAGGTTTCGCAAGTGCGCTCCGATGAAACATATATATTGTTTTACGTTGCCATCCATAAGGACTAGCTCATGTCGCGAAGCAATATGCAATTCCGATTTAAAAAGGGTCCACCCATCATATGGATTGAGTATTTTTCGCAACCATTCAAAAAAATGAATCCCTGGTGGATTACAGCTTTTACTAATACCACGGTTTAATTAGTTCCAGGAAATTCTTTTTTATTCTACTTACTTCGCATTCGCGCATGGTCGCTTTCTCGCACGCTTCGTCTAATGCTTTTACCATACACCCGTCATATTAAAATCTTTCTTCATCAACAATTAGCTTTTTAAATTCACGAGTGAAATTTTCACGATGAAAAATTTTCTTAACCAACTTTCATCATTGTTAATCATAACTACAAAAACTTTACTAAATTAATATGTTTTTTTACGACTCCCTAGCAATAAAAATATTTAATTTCCCAATATTTAAACTATTGAAATTATAAGAAAAGTATTAGATAATTAAAGAAGAAGTTCTGGCCAGTCTTCTAATAAAACGAAAAGGGGTAATTAGTTATGAAACGAATTAAAAAATTCTTTTTCTTACTAACAGCAATGGCATTAATGCTCTCAACTGGTATTGCTACACATGCTAAAGATACCCAAACTAATTATTCACAAGATCAATTTAATGCTTCCATTTCTCAATCCTTGTACTACGATAAAGGTTCTGGTAAAGTTCAAATTGATGAAAATCGCGTGGCAGAACTTCAAAATATTAGTTTAAAAGAGGCTCAAGCTTTGAAGGAGGCAAACGAAGCATTGTCTGATCTTTCTAAGGAAGAAACAGATAAAATGCTAATCGACGCGGGCTATGACCCAGAAAATCTCGAAGACGGGGCATACCTACCGAATGCATGGCCGATTTTCCTTATTGGGATTGGACTAATCGTGGCATATTACTTTTGGGACAGATATTTAAGTTATAAAGAGAAAACATTGTTAATTAATAGATGTTATGATCAGTATGGTTATCCTGTAGTTGATAGCCGCGATAACTCTGGTCTTAGGGGTATACCGAACGAAGCTGAAGCTTCACGTGTTGGTGGATTCAACTTTGCCTGTATGCAAAATCCTTAAAAATCATTATTACTAACGCACTGAAAGAAATCTCTCAGTGCGTTTTTTATTTATTGAACTCAATGCACCATACAATAGCGTAAGCAATGCTTGATGCAATAATTATCCCGGCAAATAAATAGATTGCAAAGGCGGGATGATCGTATATAAAACCTGTGGAAAGAACCATAATCCCCATAGCCGATACTGTAGCTAAAGTGAAAGTAATGTGAGAAGCTCTGGTTGCTTTATTGGTGATAATTAGCTCTCGTTCATCCGCTTCCTGGAACTCCCCAAATTTCAATAAGAAGTCAGCTCGTTTTCTTGGTTTCATTTTAACAGATAGTATCGAATAAAGGATGATCAACAGGATGCTGACTCCGAATGGCCATAAGCTAAATTTCACATCAACTAAATTTATCTCCCCACTTGCCAATCCTCGGTCAAATTCATCCAACAACCAAATATTTTCGTATGCAAATCCCCATGCATATGCCGTGACACCAAAGATAATAATTTTGCTGACAGTTTCAAATACCACAACCTTCACTTTCCATCCCCCTTGAAAAATATTTGTTCGATCGGCTCCTGAAACACTTCAGCAATATTCATCGCAAGTAATAGCGATGGCACATAGGTTCCTTTCTCCAATGAGACAATGGTCTGACGCGTGACACCGACTTTTTCAGCTAAGTCCTTTTGCGTAAGACTGCCCCTTGCTCTCAGTTCTTTTAATCGATTCTTGATCTCCATCTCTTCCCTCCCCAAGCTCACTCCTCAAATGTAAAGTATTCCCGACATAAAGTAAAGTATTTTTTACTTTTTAGGAGTTGGGAAAGTGAGAGGCATAAATCGTTCCCACACAACTTTTTGTCCTAAAGTTTATTCAACATCAGGGTTTCACTTGTGTGTTGAAGAGGTAGTTTCTTCAGTTTTCTTTACAACAACTAAAAAGGACCCAATCCATAAAGAATTAGATCCTTGTGTGTTTAGTCTAGTTTCCTTTCTGATGAACTGGCGGCTTCCCTTTAAGTGGTTCTGGCAGATCATCGTCTGCTGCGGAAACTGACCCAGCAGTGAACAGAGACAATACAAGAATAAATAAAACACCCCACACCTTTTCTTTTTTCATGAACGTTTACCCCTTTATAATAATTTTTTTAGATAAGCGAGAGCTGATTTATACTGGCGACATTCTTCGTAGTACAAAACCAATTCATGGATATATTCCTTGATCATTTGATGGTCAGAACGCTCTTCGAAATATGGCAATGCTACCGTGGTAATATAATATTCCAAAATCGGGTTTTGTTTTTTCTTATCAAGTTTATACTTGATAACTTGAAACTTAATCATATGTTCCTCGTCTTTTACGCTTTCCGCAATCTTCCCGCCGACTTTTACGCACTCGGCTGCACTCGCTCCATCGCCAATTCGCAGAAACTCTTTAGAAATGGTATAACAAGTTTTCATTCGTGCGTTGTCGTCGTCACGATAACCTAAGCTTGTTTCAAAGGCCATAATCGCTTCCGAAGACTTACCTTCATCGGAATAGACTAGCCCTAAGTTATGGTAAACTTTTGCGATGACTTCCCGGTTCCGTAACGGGACAACTTTCTCTAGGATGCTAAGATAAGTCTCTTTTGCTTGTTCCAAGTTCCCCATTTTTCGATAGTTGATTCCTAGAAGAAGCTGGCAATTCACGCATTGCTCATAATCCATCTTTCGAGCAAAGAGTTCCAAGGCTTTTTCTTCATAATAGGTCGACATGGAGTATTCACCCAAAAGATGATGCACGAGTGCAAGCTGATAATACACATCCTCAATTTCATCTACAGGCACATGTTTTTCGGCTTCTTTGTATAGAAAGAGTGACTTTTTTAGACTGCCATACATGTAATGAAAAAGACCGCTATACCGATTGTAATATGGTTTCATCCATTCTAGTACATACTCCTGTAGCTTGATTGTCTCCTGATAAAGTTCGACCGCTTCCTCACGCTCTTTCTTCATTAATGCAATCCGCAATCCAAACAAGACTTTAAACACTTGCATTGCAGGACTGATATTCATTCGACTCTTCGCAATAATATCGTTATATAAGACGATTGCACTCTCAATGCTCCCTTTTCGAATTGTCCGATGAAGATCTGTTGCATTTAATTGCAGATCACGAAGAAGATCCACCTCCTGCTTTAAATCTGTCGTTTCCAACCCAAGCTTTAAACAGAAGAGACCCAGCATTTCATCGCTCGGCACTACAATATCATTTTCTATCTTGCTCAGATAGGAAGTATCACACACTCCTAAAGCCAACTCTTTTTGTGTTAGATTGCTTTTGGAACGGAGATACCTAATTTTTGAACCGATGCCCATCCATTTACCTCCCTTCTCTTATCTACTATTTTATCAAATAAATACCGAATTGTTAGTATTTGTTAAGTTGAGAAAGTTAGGGTGATAATGCAATTAGAAGGCATATTTTTTTGGTAAGTTTCGCAATTTCATAAACTAGCCATCTTTAACTGATGAATTTCTGTAAAACTAAAACTCTTTATAGGCATACGAATTGTTTAGCTTTTGCTTAGGAGTAAGTTTCTAGTAGTTTTACTTTGACTCAACTGAAAATCAACTTACTATTCTTTAGCTTTTATGAGTGTTTGAAAAGAAAAGCAACTACTTTTTTGGTAAAATAAAAGCGACAAAGACTAATTTATCTAAACCTTGTCATTATATATTCATTAGGCTCAGGATATCGCTAGTCAAATATTCGCCGTTCCTATCTTGCTGATGCAGATTAAAGCTTAGTTTATAATTTACAAGATTGACATATCAACTCTTACAGTCAAGTTATAAAAATAAACTATATATCTTCAATACATTATATTTTGGCTTAAAAATAAAAATTAAACCTAACAAGGATACTAATATAAACTATGTGTTCTATACTTTAATATGAACCTGAAAATCAATGACAGAAAGTAGTGAGTAAAATGGCTTCATCATACTGGTTAACGAATGTTTTGTTAGAAAATGGTTATCAATTTGACAATGACGTGATCACAGGGACGCTAACAGAAACCTTCCACCTGCACGTTGAAGATGGGAGAATCGCAAAGATTGTGCCGGCAAATATAGAGCTACACGACAAGTTGCCGAAAAAGAACGCTGGCAACCTATTGGCACTACCTTCATTCGCGGAAAAACATGTTCATTTAGACAAGACGCTGCTTGGTGACCAATGGCGAGCCGTAACGCCTGCATCCAGTATATTTGAACGTTTTGAAATTGAAAAAAGGGTACTTCCCTTGTTGCCAACGACAACAAAGGAAAGAGCAAAAGCGTTAATTGAGACGTTAATACAGGCTGGCACTACGCACATCCGATCTCATGTTGACATTTATCCTGAAGTAGGTCTTGCTAACCTTTATGCTGTCCAGGAGGCTTTGTCAGACTATGAAGATATGCTATCCTACGAAATTGTGGCCTTTCCACAACACGGATTACTTCGATCCAACAGCCAGGAATTAGTGAGACAAGCTGTTCGTCAAGGCGCCACTTTAGTAGGAGGAGTGGATCCTGCTACCGTGGATGGCAATATGGAAAAGTCATTGCAAGAGATGATGGATATCGCGGTTGAAGGAAACGTAGATATTGATTTACATTTACACGATCCCGGTCAACTGGGGCTGGCAACTATAAAGAGACTTGCTAAATTGACTGAAGAAGCAGGATGGCAGGGTCGAGTGACGGTTAGCCATGCGTTTGCATTAGGAGATATGGCTGGAAGAGAAGCAGATGATATAGCTCACATGCTTTCAGAACTTGGGATTTCAATCATTACCAGCGTGCCTATCGGACGAGTGATCCCTCCTGTTAATTTTCTTCATGACAAAGGAGTACCGGTTTCAATAGCGTGTGACAATATCTTTGATTCGTGGTCTCCATTTGGTAATGGAGATACCCTTGAACGCGCGAGTCGTTTTGCCGAACTATCTGGTAGAGTGACAGAGTTTAAATTAGCCGAAACACTTGGTTTCATTACAGATGGTATTACACCATTAAACAAAGCAGGAGAACGAGTTTGGCCCCAGGTTGGAGATGATGCGAATATTGTCTTGGTGGAAGCAAGTTGTTCAGCAGAAGCGGTCGCGAGACGAGCAAATCGCCCAGCTGTGCTTTATAAAGGAAAAATTGTAAGTGGCGAGCTCAAGCAATGAATTATATAGAGAAAGGAAGAAATCAAATGAACCATTCTTCTTACTGGTTAACAAACGTGCGCCTGGAAACAGGGTATCAATTCGAAAACGATAGAGTCGTTGGAACCAAGACGGATTTACACCATATTAAAATTGAAAATGGAAAAATTGCAGAAATCCTTTCTGGCCATATGCCAGCCGATAGCCAACCCAAGTTGGACGCAAAAGAACAACTCATGCTCCCTGCCTTAAGGGAAATGCACATACATATCGACAAAACCTACTATGGAGGACCTTGGCAGGCCATCAAACCATCAAAAAGCATTCTTGATAAATTTGCGGAGGAAAGAGAACTACTGCCTAAGTTACTTCCAACAGCCAAGGATCGCGCCGAGGGTATACTTGATTTGCTGCTCGGATATGGATCCACGCATGTCCGAACCCACTGTAATATTGACCCAGTAGTCGGTTTACGTAATTTAGAGGCGACCATGGAAGCTCTTGATTCCTATACAGATAAATTATCGAGTGAAGTTGTCGCCTTCCCCCAACATGGCTTGCTTAGGTCTGGCGTAGAAACACTGATGCGGGATGCACTGAAACAAGGAGCTACCCTTGTTGGAGGGGTTGATCCTTATACGGTAGACGAAGATATTGATAAATCTCTCTCTACGATCTTCGATATCGCCGTTGAAGCAAATGCAGGAGTGGATATCCACCTTCATGACAGAGACTCTTTAGGAATCCATACGATGCATCGGCTTGCTGATTTCACTGAACAGGCTGGACTGCAAGGAAAAGTAACGGTAAGCCATGCGTTCGGATTTGCAAACGTTCCAACAGGAAAAGTAGTGGAGCTAGCAGAGCGCTTTGCAGAACTTGGGATTGGGATTACCTCAACTGTCCCAATAGGCAAGTTAATTATGCCTATTCCATTACTACATGATAAAAATGTTCAGATTGACCTTGGCACCGATAGCCTTACGGACCATTGGTCGCCGTTCGGAACGGGTGACAACCTGGAAAAAGCCAGTCGCCTGGCAGAATTATATGGGTATGTAGATGAATTATCATTATCACAAGCTCTCGGCTTTATTACTGGAGGTAAAACGCCGTTGGACAAAGAGGGCAAGCAAACATGGCCAGTTGTTGGGGATGAAGCGTCTTTGAATTTAGTTCAGGCAACTTGCAGTGCAGAAGCAGTTGCCAGAAGGGCTAACAGAGGAGCTGTCTTTTTTAAAGGGAATCTAGTTGCGGGGACAACCTGACGATCAATAACATAAGTTATCCAGTTACACACATATAACCTGCTTAAGGATGCAAAGTAAGAAGTTAATAAGTACGAGCACAATCAGATTAGAAAGCCCGATTAGGTCGAATGCCTAAACGGGCTGTTTTTGATGGAATGATTGATTGTTAAGCTAAGTTAATCAAAAATCGTTTCTTTTGACGGATTACGCAGAAACTCAAAAAGAGTTCTAATCTGAGACTCGGTATTCCTATTTGTAGACAGTTCAGGTAGTTGTTCCTCTGCAAAAAAATCAATATCACTTGTTTCCCCGCTGACAGTAGCTTCCCCTCCAATCAGCTCACATAAAATAAAAATTTTTTTATAGTAATGATAAGCTTCCGGCGGATGAGGATGCTTATTCTTATCTAATAATGCAAGTAGCCTGGCGGGATATACATCATAACCGGACTCTTCTTTTATTTCCTTCACTATATTTTCAGAGGGAGACAATCCGATATCACAAAATCCACCAGGCAACGCCCATCTGTCATCTGCCTTTTCTTTGACCATTAAAATACGTCCATCTTTAAAAACGACTCCACGGACGTCGACTTTTGGAGTTTGATATCCACCTTCATTTGTAAATAGTTCTCTGATCTTCCCTATTTCTAAATCAGTATGTGCTGCCATTATCTCTACACTTATTTCTCGCAATTCTTCGTAACGCTCGATATCATAAATGTCTTTGGAAAAAGCGAGTCCTGACTGTGCGATGGCTTGAATTCGTTTTGTCCATTCCAACCATAGATGACTCATAAGGCGTTCACCTTTAGAAGGTTATTTAATTCTTCTAGGTTGTTCGCTATTAAATGAGGGGGTTCCGTAAATGAGTAACTCTGTTTTCCTGTTAGCCAGTTTACGCCGATTGTAGTGACGCCAGCCTGCTTGCCAGCTATTATATCAGCGTCGCTATCACCTATAAAAACGGCATCGGCTTTATTAACCCTTAATAGACTTAAAGCTTTGATCAGCCCCTCAGGATCAGGTTTTGGCTTCACTACATCGTCACCGGTTACAATAACATCGAACAACCCATCCATTTTCAATGCCTCTAGAGAGATATCTAAACTTCTTCTCCCCTTCCCTGTGAAAATCCCTATTTTAATATGTAACGACTTTAATAGCTTTAATAGATCAGTTATCTCCTTGTTCTCATTGACGAATTCATGATGATATTCGGAATATGTATTATAAAATAATTCGATTGCATCCTCTTTTGCAGGATGTAATAAATGTTGATGGATAATCCCTACCTCAGATGGGCCGAACAACTCTTCCACTT harbors:
- a CDS encoding helix-turn-helix transcriptional regulator yields the protein MEIKNRLKELRARGSLTQKDLAEKVGVTRQTIVSLEKGTYVPSLLLAMNIAEVFQEPIEQIFFKGDGK
- a CDS encoding NUDIX hydrolase; the protein is MSHLWLEWTKRIQAIAQSGLAFSKDIYDIERYEELREISVEIMAAHTDLEIGKIRELFTNEGGYQTPKVDVRGVVFKDGRILMVKEKADDRWALPGGFCDIGLSPSENIVKEIKEESGYDVYPARLLALLDKNKHPHPPEAYHYYKKIFILCELIGGEATVSGETSDIDFFAEEQLPELSTNRNTESQIRTLFEFLRNPSKETIFD
- a CDS encoding helix-turn-helix transcriptional regulator; translated protein: MGIGSKIRYLRSKSNLTQKELALGVCDTSYLSKIENDIVVPSDEMLGLFCLKLGLETTDLKQEVDLLRDLQLNATDLHRTIRKGSIESAIVLYNDIIAKSRMNISPAMQVFKVLFGLRIALMKKEREEAVELYQETIKLQEYVLEWMKPYYNRYSGLFHYMYGSLKKSLFLYKEAEKHVPVDEIEDVYYQLALVHHLLGEYSMSTYYEEKALELFARKMDYEQCVNCQLLLGINYRKMGNLEQAKETYLSILEKVVPLRNREVIAKVYHNLGLVYSDEGKSSEAIMAFETSLGYRDDDNARMKTCYTISKEFLRIGDGASAAECVKVGGKIAESVKDEEHMIKFQVIKYKLDKKKQNPILEYYITTVALPYFEERSDHQMIKEYIHELVLYYEECRQYKSALAYLKKLL
- a CDS encoding peptidoglycan DD-metalloendopeptidase family protein; the encoded protein is MFIKPCHGLITSLYDMHRKHPITGKILPHWGVDYGNHADNSIPAAAQGVVRFIGRGHKTAGNFIVIKHPNGWETAYLHLAAITVIVGQSVEQGQKIGVKGMTGGATGIHLHFEVSTGTWPGDYKNNVNPVLYIDDPDVRELQSNLNKLGYKLVVDGKYGEATMNAVINYQDRRNLLADGVPGLVTVASIKKDLPNYIAKEEPIMPEPNANVVSPSHKEAWEWAKEQGYLNGERPKDPLTREQFATVLKRMHDKLAE
- a CDS encoding alpha/beta hydrolase, with product MKAQLSKYIKIGSSKQFISIIGEDNSLPLLVYLHGGPGDAALPLVYKYNSELGKTFNLVVWEQRGAGKSYYTFSEEEQISIETYIEDLYSLIQYLLETYKQKKVYLVAHSWGSVLGLLFIKKYPHLVHSYVGCGQVVNMKKGLKCQYDFVLKESQEQNKKKLIQRLEYIDLSLTQKDWLNDLLFVTKLVVRYKHSLYGKSNYNQLVRDFIFSPKYTIKDLIKREKGSLQSIQYLWQELMEIDFSEFKSFDVPITFFEGRHDRHASSFLVEDYYHTIKTEKNLIWFENSSHFPQWEESVKFNQSMISIIKQK
- a CDS encoding amidohydrolase family protein; its protein translation is MNHSSYWLTNVRLETGYQFENDRVVGTKTDLHHIKIENGKIAEILSGHMPADSQPKLDAKEQLMLPALREMHIHIDKTYYGGPWQAIKPSKSILDKFAEERELLPKLLPTAKDRAEGILDLLLGYGSTHVRTHCNIDPVVGLRNLEATMEALDSYTDKLSSEVVAFPQHGLLRSGVETLMRDALKQGATLVGGVDPYTVDEDIDKSLSTIFDIAVEANAGVDIHLHDRDSLGIHTMHRLADFTEQAGLQGKVTVSHAFGFANVPTGKVVELAERFAELGIGITSTVPIGKLIMPIPLLHDKNVQIDLGTDSLTDHWSPFGTGDNLEKASRLAELYGYVDELSLSQALGFITGGKTPLDKEGKQTWPVVGDEASLNLVQATCSAEAVARRANRGAVFFKGNLVAGTT
- a CDS encoding amidohydrolase translates to MASSYWLTNVLLENGYQFDNDVITGTLTETFHLHVEDGRIAKIVPANIELHDKLPKKNAGNLLALPSFAEKHVHLDKTLLGDQWRAVTPASSIFERFEIEKRVLPLLPTTTKERAKALIETLIQAGTTHIRSHVDIYPEVGLANLYAVQEALSDYEDMLSYEIVAFPQHGLLRSNSQELVRQAVRQGATLVGGVDPATVDGNMEKSLQEMMDIAVEGNVDIDLHLHDPGQLGLATIKRLAKLTEEAGWQGRVTVSHAFALGDMAGREADDIAHMLSELGISIITSVPIGRVIPPVNFLHDKGVPVSIACDNIFDSWSPFGNGDTLERASRFAELSGRVTEFKLAETLGFITDGITPLNKAGERVWPQVGDDANIVLVEASCSAEAVARRANRPAVLYKGKIVSGELKQ
- a CDS encoding HAD family hydrolase; translation: MKAVLFDFDGTLADTLPICFCSFQKVFETFDNRKLTSLQVEELFGPSEVGIIHQHLLHPAKEDAIELFYNTYSEYHHEFVNENKEITDLLKLLKSLHIKIGIFTGKGRRSLDISLEALKMDGLFDVIVTGDDVVKPKPDPEGLIKALSLLRVNKADAVFIGDSDADIIAGKQAGVTTIGVNWLTGKQSYSFTEPPHLIANNLEELNNLLKVNAL